The Apus apus isolate bApuApu2 chromosome 8, bApuApu2.pri.cur, whole genome shotgun sequence genome has a window encoding:
- the CHST2 gene encoding carbohydrate sulfotransferase 2, which produces MKVCRRKALALCLGYALLLLLAALNLLEYKWRREPRRCGEPPAAPHHRPPPPPPPPPLPAGSRGPAGDRRQLVYVFTTWRSGSSFFGELFNQNPEVFFLYEPVWHVWQKLYPGDAVSLQGAARDMLSSLYRCDLSVFQLYSTAGAGKNLTTLGIFGAATNKVICSSPLCPAYRKEVVGMVDDRVCKKCPPQRLSRFQEECHKYRTLVIKGVRVFDLAVLAPLMRDPTLDLKVIHLVRDPRAVASSRIKSRHGLIRESLQVVRSRDPRIHRMPFLDAGHKLGGKKEGGGGSDYHALGAMEVICSSMAKTLQTALHPPDWLQGNYMAVRYEDLVVEPIKTLRQVYGFVNLVVSPEMEKFALNMTSGPGYSSKPFVVSARNATQALSAWRTALSYQQIKQVEEYCHQPMALLGYERVGSPEEVKDLSRTLLRKPQL; this is translated from the coding sequence ATGAAAGTGTGCCGGCGGAAGGCGCTGGCGCTGTGCCTGGGCTACGcgctcctgctgctccttgccGCCCTCAACCTGCTGGAGTACAAGTGGCGGCGGGAGCCGCGGCGCTGCGGGGagccccccgctgccccccatcaccgccccccgccgccgccgcccccgccgccgctgccggccGGGAGCCGCGGTCCGGCGGGCGACCGGAGGCAGCTGGTCTATGTCTTCACCACCTGGCGCTCGGGGTCGTCCTTCTTCGGGGAGCTCTTCAACCAGAACCCCGAGGTCTTCTTCCTCTACGAGCCGGTGTGGCATGTCTGGCAGAAGCTGTACCCCGGGGACGCTGTGTCGCTGCAAGGGGCGGCCCGCGACATGCTGAGCTCCCTGTACCGCTGCGACCTCTCCGTCTTCCAGCTCTACAGCACGGCGGGTGCCGGCAAGAACCTCACTACGCTGGGCATCTTCGGGGCAGCCACCAACAAGGTCATCTGCTCCTCGCCTCTCTGCCCGGCCTACCGCAAGGAGGTGGTGGGCATGGTGGATGACCGGGTGTGCAAGAAGTGCCCCCCGCAGCGCCTCAGCCGCTTCCAGGAGGAGTGCCACAAGTATCGCACGCTGGTCATCAAGGGTGTCCGTGTCTTCGACCTTGCTGTCCTCGCCCCACTCATGCGGGACCCGACCCTGGACCTCAAAGTCATCCACCTGGTGCGGGACCCCCGGGCCGTTGCCAGCTCCCGCATCAAGTCCCGGCATGGCCTCATCCGGGAGAGCCTGCAggtggtgaggagcagggaccCCCGCATCCACCGCATGCCCTTCCTTGATGCTGGCCACAAGCTGGGTGGAAagaaggagggggggggtggcTCGGACTACCATGCCCTGGGTGCCATGGAGGTCATCTGCAGCAGCATGGCCAAGACCCTGCAGACTGCCCTGCACCCCCCTGACTGGTTGCAGGGCAACTACATGGCCGTGCGCTATGAGGACCTGGTGGTAGAGCCCATCAAGACCCTGCGGCAAGTGTATGGCTTTGTCAACCTGGTGGTTAGCCCAGAGATGGAGAAGTTTGCCCTTAACATGACCAGTGGTCCCGGCTACTCCTCCAAGCCCTTCGTGGTGTCGGCCAGGAATGCTACCCAGGCACTGAGTGCCTGGAGGACTGCGCTCAGCTACCAGCAGATCAAGCAGGTCGAGGAGTATTGCCACcagcccatggccctgctgggCTACGAGAGGGTCGGCAGCCCCGAAGAGGTGAAGGACCTCAGCAGAACGTTGCTCAGGAAGCCTCAGCTGTGA